A genomic region of Fundidesulfovibrio terrae contains the following coding sequences:
- a CDS encoding DMT family transporter yields MLSPVPSSSRTGYLAGFAVVAFWSAFMLVSRLGLTGASPVTPFDMLALRLATASLVLAPFCGDMGRAVWSSWRLWTLALIGGLAYGLLVYGGFKLAPATHGALLFPGMLPFETAMLGWWLLGRRPAGAQWGGYALIASGLALMAPQFLAGASGADTLAGDSLLLGSSLAWAVYGVLAKRWNMEPWLLTRFLALAPAVVYLPVYALFLPKNLGAAEPAWLAAQGVYHGVVTTLLVMWLYLRAQDRLGPARLGALMALVPAVSGGLAALILGEDMTPALAVALTLVSAGAWLAAKSQPKLGGTLDALRQHQDHPGGRQQGSQGAAH; encoded by the coding sequence TTGCTCTCGCCAGTCCCATCCTCCTCGCGCACCGGCTACCTGGCAGGCTTCGCCGTGGTCGCCTTCTGGTCGGCCTTCATGCTGGTGAGCAGGCTCGGCCTCACCGGGGCGTCGCCCGTGACCCCCTTCGACATGCTGGCCCTGCGCCTGGCCACGGCGTCCCTGGTGCTGGCTCCGTTCTGTGGGGACATGGGCCGGGCTGTGTGGTCCTCCTGGCGGCTGTGGACCCTGGCCCTCATCGGCGGGCTGGCCTACGGTCTTCTGGTGTACGGCGGTTTCAAGCTGGCCCCGGCCACCCACGGAGCGCTGCTCTTTCCGGGGATGCTGCCCTTCGAGACGGCCATGCTGGGCTGGTGGCTCCTGGGCAGGCGTCCCGCCGGAGCGCAGTGGGGCGGTTACGCGCTCATCGCCTCGGGCCTGGCTCTGATGGCACCGCAGTTCCTGGCAGGCGCGAGCGGCGCGGACACCCTGGCCGGGGACTCCCTGCTGCTCGGATCGTCGCTGGCCTGGGCCGTGTACGGGGTGCTGGCCAAGCGTTGGAACATGGAGCCCTGGCTCCTCACGCGTTTTCTGGCCTTGGCTCCGGCCGTGGTGTATCTTCCTGTCTACGCCCTGTTTCTGCCCAAGAACCTGGGCGCGGCCGAGCCCGCGTGGCTGGCGGCCCAGGGCGTCTACCACGGCGTGGTGACCACGCTTCTGGTCATGTGGCTGTACCTGCGCGCCCAGGACAGGCTTGGCCCGGCCCGGCTGGGGGCGCTCATGGCCCTGGTCCCGGCGGTATCCGGCGGGCTGGCGGCGCTGATCCTCGGCGAGGACATGACCCCGGCCCTGGCGGTCGCGCTCACGCTGGTCAGCGCGGGCGCGTGGCTGGCCGCCAAATCGCAACCCAAACTAGGAGGAACCCTCGATGCCCTACGTCAACATCAAGATCACCCAGGAGGGCGCCAGCAAGGAAGCCAAGGCGCAGCTCATTGA
- a CDS encoding tautomerase family protein, translated as MPYVNIKITQEGASKEAKAQLIEGVTNLLRDVLGKNPQTTVVVIEEVPTDNWGIGGETVTVRRARGA; from the coding sequence ATGCCCTACGTCAACATCAAGATCACCCAGGAGGGCGCCAGCAAGGAAGCCAAGGCGCAGCTCATTGAGGGCGTCACCAACCTGCTGCGGGACGTCTTGGGCAAGAATCCCCAGACCACGGTGGTGGTCATCGAGGAGGTGCCCACGGACAACTGGGGCATCGGCGGCGAGACAGTGACGGTGCGCCGTGCCCGGGGGGCGTGA
- a CDS encoding Spy/CpxP family protein refolding chaperone, which yields MIPRSIIRAARASAAVALLAVLAVVTSVPPAQAQQPQAKAKMEKASPADASKPEQVEKRIADLREQLRITPAQEPAWNDLAKVMRDNASRMKTLLDKWSTQKDAMTAVENLKIHLEMADEHAQALRQLIPAFEKLYASMTDDQKKTADDVFANRMNRGKKKAR from the coding sequence ATGATCCCACGCTCGATCATCCGCGCGGCGCGCGCGTCCGCCGCCGTGGCCCTGCTGGCCGTCCTGGCCGTTGTCACGTCCGTTCCCCCGGCCCAGGCTCAGCAACCCCAAGCCAAAGCCAAGATGGAAAAGGCCAGCCCGGCCGACGCCAGCAAGCCGGAGCAGGTAGAAAAGCGCATCGCCGACCTGCGCGAGCAGCTGCGCATCACACCCGCCCAGGAACCGGCCTGGAACGACCTGGCCAAGGTGATGCGCGACAACGCGTCGAGGATGAAGACGCTCCTGGACAAGTGGTCCACCCAAAAGGACGCGATGACCGCCGTGGAGAACCTGAAGATCCACCTCGAAATGGCCGATGAGCACGCCCAGGCCTTGCGCCAGCTCATCCCGGCCTTCGAGAAGCTCTACGCGTCCATGACGGACGACCAGAAGAAGACCGCCGACGACGTGTTCGCGAACCGCATGAACCGGGGCAAGAAGAAGGCCAGGTAG
- a CDS encoding flavodoxin family protein, with product MFKKVVFIHGSPRKKGNTLALAREAMAALAEMGIASDVIDAARLDFKHPGCIACYKCQGSEQYGCHVDDGLARAVATLPEYDAVVLATPVYWFSYPSQAKMVIDRMFSLIKFGENHEILSPLAGKPLALLATGGGVVEENLEVLEQQWSIPAKRIGVPFLSCLFPLCHYPPGEAAQDPALAAKAREFGKALGAMIA from the coding sequence ATGTTCAAGAAGGTCGTTTTCATACACGGCAGCCCCCGCAAGAAGGGCAACACCCTGGCCCTGGCCCGGGAGGCTATGGCCGCGCTCGCGGAAATGGGCATCGCGTCGGACGTGATCGACGCGGCCCGGCTCGATTTCAAGCATCCCGGCTGCATCGCCTGCTACAAATGCCAGGGCAGCGAGCAGTACGGCTGCCACGTGGACGACGGGCTGGCCCGGGCCGTGGCCACCCTGCCGGAATACGACGCCGTGGTGCTGGCCACGCCGGTCTACTGGTTCAGCTACCCGTCCCAGGCCAAGATGGTCATCGACCGCATGTTCAGCCTGATCAAGTTCGGGGAGAACCACGAAATTCTCTCGCCCCTGGCGGGCAAGCCCCTGGCCCTGCTGGCCACCGGCGGCGGAGTGGTGGAAGAGAACCTGGAGGTGCTCGAACAGCAGTGGTCCATCCCGGCCAAGCGCATCGGCGTGCCGTTCCTCTCCTGCCTGTTCCCGCTGTGCCACTATCCCCCCGGGGAGGCCGCCCAGGACCCGGCCCTGGCTGCCAAGGCCCGCGAATTCGGCAAGGCTCTGGGGGCCATGATCGCCTGA
- a CDS encoding ABC transporter ATP-binding protein/permease, protein MKDRLAFIKDIWRIARPYWFSEDRWAGRGLLAVIVSMSLTLVYITVLLNKWNNDFYDTLQNHDLDGFYQQLLKFTVLAAAYIVVAVYQLYLNQMLQIRWRRWLTDSFLDRWLDDKVYYAVQMRGAATDNPDQRIADDIHSFVTQTLALTLGLLESVVTLVSFIGILWGLSGSLALTVSGRAFDIPGYMVWVALVYAVAGTWLTKLVGRPLIRLNFDQQRYEADFRFSLVRLRENVEGVALYRGEKDESAIFRERFGHVVRNWWSIMKRRKMLSWLTNGYGQVAVIFPFMAAAPRYFSGAIQLGGLMQTASAFNRVQGALSWFVDAYTELASWKATVDRLTSFGQAMDQARADRTNPTALRPATGTAGELRLASLDLDLPGGEPLLRAIDLTVKPGQSVLVSGPSGSGKSTLMRAMAGLWPFGRGVIEMPATGAVAFLPQKPYLPIGSLRAVASYPTASGGISDAAITEALTACGLAHLASRLDDETYWPQELSPGEQQRLAFARLLLQAPDWIFLDEATSAMDEAGERALYSLLRERLPRAAVVSVGHRRTLESFHASRLAIGAGRPGTAVLAPIAA, encoded by the coding sequence ATGAAAGATCGTCTGGCCTTCATCAAGGATATCTGGCGCATCGCCCGCCCCTACTGGTTCTCCGAGGACCGCTGGGCCGGGCGCGGACTGCTGGCGGTCATCGTGTCCATGAGCCTGACCCTGGTGTACATCACGGTGCTGCTCAACAAGTGGAACAACGACTTCTACGACACCCTCCAGAACCACGACCTGGACGGATTTTACCAGCAGCTGCTCAAGTTCACCGTGCTGGCCGCGGCCTACATCGTGGTGGCCGTGTACCAGCTCTACTTGAACCAGATGCTCCAGATACGCTGGCGGCGCTGGCTCACCGACTCCTTCCTGGACCGGTGGCTTGACGACAAGGTCTACTACGCAGTGCAGATGCGCGGCGCGGCCACCGACAACCCCGACCAGCGCATCGCCGACGACATCCACAGCTTCGTCACCCAGACCCTGGCCCTGACGCTCGGCCTGTTGGAATCCGTGGTCACGCTGGTGTCCTTCATCGGCATCCTCTGGGGCCTTTCGGGGTCGCTTGCCCTGACCGTCTCGGGGCGCGCCTTCGACATCCCCGGCTACATGGTCTGGGTGGCCCTGGTCTACGCCGTGGCGGGCACCTGGCTCACCAAGCTGGTGGGCCGCCCGCTCATCCGGCTCAATTTCGACCAGCAGCGCTACGAGGCCGACTTCCGCTTCAGCCTGGTGCGCCTGCGCGAAAACGTGGAAGGCGTGGCCCTGTACCGGGGCGAGAAGGACGAATCGGCCATCTTCCGAGAGCGTTTCGGCCACGTGGTGCGCAACTGGTGGTCCATCATGAAGCGGCGCAAGATGCTCAGCTGGCTGACCAACGGCTACGGCCAGGTGGCGGTGATCTTCCCCTTCATGGCCGCCGCGCCGCGCTACTTCTCCGGGGCCATCCAGCTGGGCGGACTCATGCAGACTGCCTCGGCCTTCAACCGGGTGCAGGGGGCCCTCAGCTGGTTCGTGGACGCCTATACCGAACTGGCATCCTGGAAGGCCACCGTGGACCGCCTGACTTCCTTCGGCCAGGCCATGGACCAGGCCCGGGCCGACCGGACCAACCCCACGGCCCTGCGCCCGGCCACGGGAACCGCCGGGGAGCTGCGCCTGGCCTCCCTGGACCTGGACCTGCCCGGCGGCGAGCCCCTGCTGCGCGCCATCGACCTCACGGTGAAGCCCGGCCAGTCCGTGCTGGTCAGCGGCCCCAGCGGCAGCGGCAAGAGCACGCTCATGCGGGCCATGGCCGGGCTGTGGCCCTTCGGGCGCGGCGTCATCGAGATGCCCGCCACGGGCGCGGTGGCTTTCCTGCCCCAGAAGCCCTACCTGCCCATCGGGTCGCTTCGCGCCGTTGCCAGCTACCCCACTGCCAGCGGGGGCATCAGCGATGCGGCCATCACCGAGGCCCTCACTGCCTGCGGCCTGGCCCACCTGGCCTCCCGCCTGGACGACGAGACCTACTGGCCCCAGGAGCTCTCCCCCGGCGAGCAGCAACGACTTGCCTTCGCAAGGCTCCTGCTCCAGGCCCCGGACTGGATCTTCCTTGATGAGGCCACCTCGGCCATGGACGAGGCCGGGGAACGCGCCCTGTATTCCCTGCTACGTGAACGCCTGCCCCGCGCGGCAGTGGTCAGCGTAGGCCACCGCAGAACCCTGGAGTCCTTCCACGCCTCGCGCCTGGCCATCGGCGCGGGACGCCCGGGAACGGCCGTGCTTGCGCCCATTGCGGCCTGA
- a CDS encoding DUF2939 domain-containing protein, whose protein sequence is MRTTIILCVSIAALAVFGAWLHAQPSKAYQAVQLSMDRDDPALLAPWLDLEAIRSNIKSREAARLQGGMPPAGQGGPGGLLGLLGQVLADSVIGALVQGVTTPEGVLAMLRGAAAAAPDVPGKTPSTPSERLFGRASTELVGFDRYVVSAQLKGNAVLKLVFARQGTQWKLSDIDVSKAAGDTL, encoded by the coding sequence ATGCGCACCACCATCATCCTCTGCGTGTCCATTGCTGCCCTGGCCGTGTTCGGGGCCTGGCTGCACGCCCAGCCTTCCAAGGCCTATCAAGCCGTGCAACTCTCCATGGACCGCGATGACCCGGCCCTGCTGGCCCCCTGGCTGGACCTCGAGGCCATCCGCTCCAACATCAAGAGCCGCGAGGCGGCCCGCCTGCAGGGCGGAATGCCCCCGGCCGGGCAAGGCGGACCGGGCGGGCTCCTGGGCCTTCTGGGCCAGGTTTTGGCCGACAGCGTCATCGGCGCGCTGGTGCAGGGCGTGACCACCCCGGAGGGCGTGCTGGCCATGCTGCGCGGCGCCGCCGCAGCCGCCCCGGACGTTCCCGGAAAAACCCCGTCCACGCCCTCCGAGCGGCTCTTCGGCCGAGCCAGCACGGAACTCGTCGGGTTCGACCGCTACGTGGTCAGCGCGCAACTCAAGGGCAACGCCGTGCTCAAGCTGGTCTTCGCCCGCCAGGGCACCCAATGGAAGCTCTCGGACATAGACGTCTCGAAAGCCGCCGGAGATACGTTGTAA
- the obgE gene encoding GTPase ObgE — translation MRFIDEAVITVVSGKGGRGCIAFRREKYIPFGGPNGGDGGKGGDVIFRVSPSLLTLYDLRLKRRYEAKNGQMGLGWQCNGKNADDLVVEVPQGTLIYELDEEAGTERLAADLTQIGEEWVAVHGGRGGKGNMHFKTSTNRAPRFAQPGEPGEEKRLRMELRLLAEVGIIGLPNAGKSTLISAVSAARPKIAPYPFTTLAPNLGVIQGEDGVQLVAADIPGLIEGAHEGQGLGHDFLKHVSRTRVLVHLLAAEETEGDDPFAGFSLVDEELVRYDPELAKRPQLRAVNKVDTLSPERLAELKAAARERGLDIRFISAKFGNGLEKLVEAMWALTAKMKQEQQG, via the coding sequence ATGCGATTCATCGACGAAGCAGTCATAACGGTCGTGTCCGGCAAGGGCGGCCGGGGGTGCATTGCCTTCAGGCGCGAGAAGTACATCCCCTTCGGCGGCCCCAACGGCGGCGACGGCGGCAAGGGCGGAGACGTGATCTTCCGCGTCTCCCCGAGCCTGCTCACGCTCTACGACCTGCGGCTCAAGCGCCGCTACGAGGCCAAGAACGGCCAGATGGGCCTGGGCTGGCAGTGCAACGGCAAGAACGCCGACGACCTGGTGGTGGAGGTGCCCCAGGGCACCCTCATCTACGAGCTGGACGAGGAGGCCGGGACCGAGCGCCTGGCCGCCGACCTCACCCAGATAGGCGAGGAGTGGGTCGCCGTCCACGGCGGGCGCGGCGGCAAGGGCAACATGCACTTCAAGACCTCCACCAACCGCGCCCCGCGCTTCGCCCAGCCCGGCGAGCCCGGAGAGGAGAAGCGCCTGCGCATGGAACTCCGGCTGCTGGCCGAGGTGGGCATCATCGGGCTTCCCAACGCGGGCAAGTCCACGCTCATCTCCGCCGTGTCGGCCGCTCGCCCCAAGATCGCGCCCTATCCCTTCACCACCCTGGCCCCCAACCTGGGGGTGATCCAGGGCGAGGACGGCGTGCAACTGGTGGCGGCGGACATCCCCGGGCTCATCGAGGGGGCGCACGAGGGCCAGGGCCTGGGCCACGATTTTCTTAAGCACGTCTCGCGCACGCGGGTGCTGGTGCACCTCCTCGCCGCCGAGGAGACCGAGGGGGACGACCCCTTCGCCGGGTTCTCCCTGGTGGACGAGGAGTTGGTCCGCTACGATCCTGAACTGGCCAAGCGGCCGCAGCTGCGCGCCGTGAACAAGGTGGACACCCTAAGCCCCGAGCGCCTGGCCGAACTCAAGGCCGCTGCCCGGGAACGCGGTCTGGACATACGCTTCATCTCCGCCAAGTTCGGGAACGGATTGGAAAAACTGGTGGAAGCCATGTGGGCCTTGACCGCCAAGATGAAACAGGAGCAACAAGGATGA
- a CDS encoding YajG family lipoprotein, translating to MKRRIAALVAIVSFVWLAGCSPLPPQSVSLAPHVKVPTGNVGKGKTVALKVVDGRGDKIVGYRDTDGARTAPIKVEGELTKSVGEAAERTLSELGFKPVPFKDGAPLSMTITIRELSYSAQSATVTRKVAVKCVVSARVVNGPGTWEGSFPVAQEKEVVSTPDENANARFVNDVLSESLSMLLSDPEMVQYLGKDTLQGKPIKGE from the coding sequence ATGAAACGCCGTATTGCCGCCCTCGTGGCGATTGTCTCGTTCGTGTGGCTTGCCGGATGTTCGCCCCTTCCGCCCCAGAGCGTGAGCCTGGCCCCCCACGTGAAGGTCCCCACCGGAAACGTGGGCAAGGGCAAGACCGTGGCCCTGAAGGTCGTGGACGGACGCGGCGACAAGATCGTCGGCTACCGCGACACCGACGGCGCCAGGACCGCCCCCATCAAGGTGGAGGGTGAACTCACCAAGTCTGTGGGAGAGGCCGCCGAGCGCACCCTTTCGGAACTGGGCTTCAAGCCCGTGCCTTTCAAGGATGGCGCTCCCCTGTCCATGACCATCACCATCCGCGAGCTCTCCTATTCGGCCCAGTCCGCCACGGTGACCCGCAAGGTGGCGGTGAAGTGCGTGGTGTCCGCCCGCGTGGTCAACGGTCCCGGCACCTGGGAAGGATCCTTCCCCGTAGCCCAGGAAAAGGAAGTGGTCAGCACTCCGGACGAGAACGCCAACGCCCGGTTCGTCAACGACGTGCTGTCCGAGTCGCTCTCCATGCTCCTCTCGGACCCGGAGATGGTGCAGTATCTGGGCAAGGACACCCTGCAGGGCAAGCCCATCAAGGGGGAGTAG
- a CDS encoding sensor histidine kinase, with protein MVTPNVVSIRACLIGLIVLSTLPALGIIWHIGAGQRDAALENARQGALNLTAGFAYVQKDMTAAVQSLTETLAEMPEVREGDMAACTSLFKSLLEKHPEYANILAVSPAGDVLASALPAMRVNVADRAHIREALSHKSFSAGEYMVSRMAFEPVFPYACPVLGPDGHVRLVLVATLRLTSYARLLAELSLPKGSVVSVVDRSGRRLFHSPDKPDTNPLGGLIRPEALSRISGPDEQGTFETTSSDGVRMIFAFKRLRLAPDQPPYAAIMVGLPEAAVLSAAYREQSTSLALMTVAAILAMAAALGLGERTVVRPITRITAAAGKIARGDLGARAGRGYAPRELAGLAGTFDSMAQSLEKRARDRETIHSALRASRRRFKDIVSKLSDWIWELDARGRFTLSSGRVEEIIGYQPWEMRGRHFREFLIPGERERIQALFEMSSAALAPIRDVEAWHQARGGGQVCLRTNATVLLDAEGRFAGYRGVCMDVTAQRTYEEQLVRSLREKELLLKEIHHRVKNNLQIISSLLSLESRDFLASPQVEQAFEDMRGRVRSIALIHELLYTAENFSAVNMAQYLSSLCGTLASTLALPGQRVDFSCQGPALLLPLDRAMPLALLANELTTNALKHAFDGGSGEVRVALEGAYGQGRLLVEDDGRGISPDVKKGERHGLGMELIMALADQLGGAVDFPERTRGTAVLITFPLPTPP; from the coding sequence ATGGTCACGCCCAATGTCGTGTCCATCAGGGCCTGCCTCATCGGGCTCATCGTCCTGAGCACCCTGCCCGCCCTGGGCATCATCTGGCACATAGGGGCGGGCCAGCGTGACGCGGCCCTGGAGAATGCCCGCCAGGGCGCCCTGAACCTGACCGCGGGGTTCGCCTACGTGCAGAAGGACATGACCGCCGCGGTCCAATCCCTCACCGAGACCCTGGCCGAGATGCCCGAAGTCCGGGAGGGCGATATGGCCGCGTGCACAAGCCTGTTCAAGTCGCTCCTGGAAAAGCACCCCGAATACGCCAACATCCTGGCCGTCTCCCCTGCGGGTGACGTGCTGGCGTCGGCCCTGCCCGCGATGCGGGTCAATGTGGCCGACCGGGCGCACATCCGCGAAGCCCTCTCCCACAAGAGTTTTTCGGCCGGGGAGTACATGGTGAGCCGCATGGCCTTCGAGCCGGTGTTCCCCTACGCCTGCCCGGTGCTGGGACCCGACGGCCATGTGCGCCTGGTGCTGGTGGCCACCCTGCGCCTGACATCCTATGCGCGCCTGCTGGCGGAGCTCTCCCTGCCCAAGGGCAGCGTCGTGAGCGTCGTCGACCGTTCGGGCAGACGCCTGTTCCACAGCCCGGACAAGCCGGACACCAACCCCCTGGGCGGGCTGATCCGTCCGGAAGCGTTGTCGCGCATCTCCGGGCCGGACGAACAGGGCACCTTCGAGACCACCAGCTCGGACGGGGTCCGGATGATCTTCGCCTTCAAGCGGCTGCGCCTGGCCCCGGACCAGCCGCCCTACGCCGCCATCATGGTCGGGCTGCCCGAAGCGGCCGTGCTGTCCGCCGCGTACCGCGAGCAGAGCACGTCCCTGGCGCTCATGACCGTGGCCGCCATCCTGGCCATGGCGGCGGCCCTGGGCCTGGGAGAAAGAACCGTGGTCCGGCCGATCACGCGCATCACCGCCGCTGCCGGAAAAATCGCCCGGGGCGACCTGGGAGCCAGGGCAGGTCGGGGCTACGCGCCTCGCGAACTGGCCGGGCTAGCCGGGACGTTCGATTCCATGGCCCAGTCCCTGGAAAAACGCGCCCGGGACCGCGAGACCATCCACAGCGCGCTCCGTGCCAGCCGCAGGCGCTTCAAGGACATCGTCTCCAAGCTCTCCGACTGGATATGGGAGCTCGACGCCCGGGGACGGTTCACCCTGTCATCCGGGCGTGTGGAGGAAATCATCGGCTACCAGCCCTGGGAGATGCGGGGTAGGCACTTTCGGGAGTTCCTGATCCCCGGCGAGCGCGAGCGCATCCAGGCCCTGTTCGAGATGTCCTCCGCCGCCCTGGCCCCCATCAGGGACGTGGAGGCCTGGCATCAGGCCCGCGGCGGCGGGCAGGTCTGCCTGCGCACCAACGCCACGGTGCTCCTGGACGCCGAAGGCCGCTTCGCGGGCTACCGGGGAGTGTGCATGGACGTGACCGCCCAGCGCACCTACGAGGAACAGCTGGTGCGATCGCTCAGGGAAAAGGAGCTGCTGCTCAAGGAGATCCACCACCGGGTCAAGAACAACCTCCAGATCATCTCTAGCCTCTTGAGCCTCGAATCCCGGGATTTCCTGGCCTCGCCCCAGGTGGAGCAAGCTTTCGAGGACATGCGCGGCCGGGTGCGCTCCATCGCGCTCATCCACGAACTGCTCTACACGGCCGAGAATTTCTCGGCCGTGAACATGGCCCAATACCTGTCGAGCCTGTGCGGGACGCTTGCGTCCACCCTGGCCCTGCCCGGTCAGCGTGTGGATTTCTCATGCCAGGGCCCGGCCCTGCTGCTGCCCCTGGACCGGGCCATGCCCCTGGCGCTCCTGGCCAACGAACTGACCACCAACGCGCTCAAGCACGCCTTCGACGGGGGAAGCGGCGAGGTGCGCGTGGCCCTCGAGGGGGCCTACGGACAGGGGCGGCTCCTGGTGGAGGACGACGGGCGGGGGATTTCCCCGGACGTGAAAAAAGGCGAGCGCCATGGGCTCGGCATGGAGCTCATCATGGCGCTCGCGGATCAGCTGGGCGGCGCGGTCGATTTCCCGGAACGCACCCGGGGGACCGCCGTGCTGATTACGTTTCCCCTGCCTACTCCCCCTTGA
- a CDS encoding cache domain-containing protein, whose translation MLRRFAISTRLFGLVGLVILFSASALMSTAVISMRLEDAVVHHTQALMLESEKSKIKAAVHSMALTLSEALKLVPEDDRRREFMRNILGPVRFEEDASGYFFVYSGTVNVALPARPDLEGADLGAFTDREGVRYVYELARQAQAGGGFVRYIFPKPSGVVERKLSYAEMIPGTDFWVGTGVYIDNVDREMAHIASFINEFFEKALTASGVLTVTLIAVLCALCLMIAHSVAGPMEEATMAAERIAAGDLNVSLSARGRDEASRLQAALNDMTAILRRNIQEIHARREEAEEKAAQAEQALIEVQKAGREVEAQVTLRIESLQKISSAVAHQLRNPTTIIGGLAGLLMKKPTLKEHYLDYLDGIIDAARRIEHITSAVKEYSSIHLGLARTAPAGRILEDALAAGRECAASLGVPVRWEVEGADVPVFGDQDLLSMALKEVAINAVEALPPDGGSVRLEGRAAGEGSELLVADTGKGIADAELQYLLDPFYTTKSVGVGMGLTKANRAVQEHGGSLSIRSEPGRGTTVSLALPGE comes from the coding sequence ATGCTCAGGCGATTCGCCATATCCACCCGGCTTTTCGGCCTGGTGGGCCTCGTGATCCTGTTCTCGGCCTCTGCGCTCATGAGCACCGCCGTCATTTCCATGCGCCTTGAAGATGCCGTGGTGCACCATACCCAGGCGCTCATGCTGGAAAGCGAGAAGAGCAAGATCAAGGCCGCGGTGCACTCCATGGCCCTGACCCTGAGCGAAGCCCTGAAGCTGGTGCCCGAGGACGACCGGCGGCGCGAGTTCATGCGCAATATACTGGGCCCGGTGCGCTTCGAGGAGGACGCATCGGGATATTTCTTCGTATACTCCGGCACCGTCAACGTGGCCCTGCCCGCGCGCCCCGACCTGGAAGGCGCGGACCTGGGGGCCTTCACCGACCGCGAGGGCGTACGCTACGTCTACGAGCTGGCCCGCCAGGCCCAGGCCGGGGGCGGGTTCGTGCGCTACATCTTCCCCAAGCCCTCGGGCGTCGTGGAGCGCAAGCTCTCCTACGCCGAGATGATCCCCGGCACCGACTTCTGGGTGGGAACCGGGGTCTACATCGACAACGTGGACCGGGAGATGGCCCATATCGCCAGCTTCATCAACGAATTCTTCGAAAAGGCCCTGACTGCGTCTGGGGTGCTGACCGTGACCCTGATCGCCGTGCTGTGCGCCCTGTGCCTGATGATCGCCCACAGCGTGGCCGGGCCCATGGAGGAAGCCACCATGGCCGCCGAGCGCATCGCGGCCGGGGACCTGAACGTGAGCCTGAGCGCCCGGGGCAGGGACGAAGCCTCGCGCCTCCAGGCCGCCCTCAACGACATGACCGCCATCCTCAGGCGCAACATCCAGGAGATACACGCCCGCCGGGAGGAGGCCGAGGAAAAGGCCGCCCAGGCCGAGCAGGCGCTCATCGAGGTGCAGAAGGCCGGGCGCGAAGTGGAGGCCCAGGTCACCCTGCGCATCGAGAGCCTGCAGAAGATATCCTCGGCCGTGGCCCACCAGCTGCGCAACCCCACCACCATCATCGGAGGGCTGGCCGGGCTTCTCATGAAGAAGCCGACCCTCAAGGAACACTACCTTGACTATCTGGACGGCATCATCGACGCCGCCCGCCGCATCGAGCACATCACCTCGGCGGTGAAGGAGTACAGCTCCATCCACCTGGGGCTCGCCCGGACGGCCCCGGCCGGGCGGATACTGGAGGACGCCCTGGCGGCCGGGCGGGAGTGCGCCGCCAGCCTGGGCGTCCCTGTGCGCTGGGAGGTCGAGGGTGCGGACGTCCCGGTGTTCGGGGACCAGGACCTCCTGTCCATGGCCCTCAAGGAGGTGGCGATCAACGCCGTGGAGGCGCTTCCCCCGGATGGCGGAAGCGTCCGCCTGGAGGGGCGCGCAGCCGGGGAAGGGAGCGAACTTCTCGTGGCCGACACGGGGAAGGGCATCGCGGATGCGGAGCTCCAGTACCTGCTGGACCCCTTCTACACCACCAAGTCCGTGGGCGTGGGCATGGGCCTGACCAAGGCCAACCGGGCCGTGCAGGAGCACGGCGGTTCGCTCAGCATCCGAAGCGAACCGGGCCGGGGCACCACCGTAAGCTTGGCCCTGCCGGGAGAATGA
- a CDS encoding FumA C-terminus/TtdB family hydratase beta subunit, with the protein MRTHALTTPLTEDNAENLRAGDVVYLTGTLYTAREDAHQRILDDLDRGVSPPFPLEGAVIYYVGPSPMTPDRPIGAAGPSSASRMDPFAARLHAAGVRATIGKGRRSPELRSDLARLRAVYLGATGGAGALLSLRIKSARAIAYPELGPEAVFALTVEDFPLVVLCDCHGGDIHATPDLGAALS; encoded by the coding sequence ATCAGGACCCACGCCCTGACTACGCCCCTGACCGAAGACAACGCGGAGAACCTGCGCGCCGGGGACGTGGTCTACCTGACCGGAACCCTGTACACGGCCCGCGAGGACGCCCACCAACGCATCCTGGACGACCTGGACCGGGGCGTCTCCCCGCCGTTCCCCCTGGAGGGGGCGGTGATCTACTACGTGGGGCCGAGCCCCATGACCCCGGACCGCCCCATCGGCGCGGCCGGTCCCAGCTCCGCCAGCCGCATGGACCCCTTCGCCGCCCGGCTGCACGCGGCGGGCGTGCGGGCCACCATCGGCAAGGGCAGGCGCAGCCCGGAGCTGCGCAGCGACCTGGCCCGGCTTCGCGCCGTCTACCTGGGAGCGACCGGCGGCGCGGGCGCGCTTCTGTCGCTGCGCATCAAGAGCGCGCGCGCCATTGCCTATCCGGAACTCGGCCCCGAGGCCGTGTTCGCCCTCACGGTGGAGGATTTTCCCCTGGTGGTGCTGTGCGACTGCCACGGAGGCGACATCCACGCCACGCCAGACCTCGGAGCGGCCCTTTCCTGA